A single Lolium perenne isolate Kyuss_39 chromosome 6, Kyuss_2.0, whole genome shotgun sequence DNA region contains:
- the LOC139832741 gene encoding uncharacterized protein, whose translation MPFFGEPSRSVIIGAHLSAQQEGELVAFIRENADVFAWDPFELPRVPREVIEHKLAVDHTVCPMKQKVRCQAQDRQEFIIEEVLKLEAAGVVRRIVHSTWTANPVVVTKPNLKKRMCVDFTDLNRACPKDPFPLPRIDQIVDSTAGCDLLCFLDSFSGYHQIRMVVEDEEKTAFITPLGCFCYTWMPFRLKNAGATFQRVMRECMGSQMGHTVEAYIDDIIIKTKNQWSLINDFLETFNNLCKVQLKLNPEKCTFGVPSGKLLGFLVSHRGIEANPDKIKAIEFLQVPRGDKDVKRLNGCITTLGRFISRLGGRTLPFFKLLKSKGPVERTPEAKKSLQDLKKYLASPPILVALERGEPLLMYVAVTNQVVSAVLVAEREEEVLAASMTAQATSDHESTPVAPELTPGAGALLGGSGSRGDHSVPNHRGPPLGAGVLSGIPDLVKSAPRSAWCNGPCTSSAPCCEMPGSDTPQFAHSDAIKSTALAEFVAEWTDTPPEVNNPQSNLPGDSDASRLTMYFDGAYSYEGAGAGVLIMAPSGEQLKYVLQMCFDWGLSTNNTAEYEGLLAGLRATAGLGIRQLVVRGDSQLVVYQVHKEYECPQMAAYVEEVRKMERHFKGIKMEHITRTQNLIANELSKIGAKRQPVHPGTFVEYLMEPCVKPRPREALPL comes from the exons ATGCCGTTTTTTGGAGAACCGTCCCGCTCCGTCATCATCGGAGCCCATCTCTCTGCTCAACAAGAAGGCGAGTTGGTTGCTTTCATACGGGAAAACGCCGACGTATTTGCGTGGGATCCCTTTGAGCTTCCCAGGGTCCCTCGGGAAGTTATCGAGCACAAGTTGGCCGTGGACCATACCGTATGCCCCATGAAGCAAAAGGTACGGTGTCAAGCGCAGGACCGGCAAGAATTCATTATAGAGGAAGTTCTCAAGCTGGAGGCTGCCGGGGTGGTGCGAAGGATTGTGCATTCCACGTGGACTGCAAACCCTGTCGTGGTCACAAAGCCCAACCTGAAGAAGAGGATGTGCGTGGACTTCACCGATCTAAACCGCGCCTGCCCGAAGGACCCGTTCCCGCTGCCGCGCATTGATCAGATTGTTGACTCCACCGCTGGCTGTGATTTGCTATGCTTCTTGGACTCCTTTTCAGGCTATCATCAGATACGGATGGTTGTCGAAGACGAAGAAAAGACCGCCTTCATTACCCCCTTGGGTTGTTTCTGCTACACGTGGATGCCCTTCAGGTTAAAGAACGCGGGGGCCACCTTCCAGAGAGTGATGCGTGAGTGCATGGGTTCGCAAATGGGGCACACTGTGGAGGCTTACATTGACGACATCATCATTAAGACCAAGAACCAGTGGAGTCTGATCAACGACTTTCTTGAGACCTTCAACAACCTCTGCAAGGTCCAACTCAAGCTCAACCCAgagaagtgcaccttcggggtgcCCTCGGGGAAGCTGCTGGGTTTCTTGGTGTCACATCGAGGAATAGAAGCCAACCCCGACAAAATCAAAGCCATTGAGTTCCTTCAAGTCCCTCGAGGGGACAAGGATGTCAAGCGGTTGAATGGATGCATCACTACTTTGGGGCGCTTCATCTCCCGTTTGGGAGGGCgcacccttccattcttcaagTTGTTGAAATCCAAAGGGCCTGTTGAGCGGACCCCTGAGGCCAAAAAATCATTGCAGGACTTGAAGAAGTACCTGGCCTCTCCACCCATTTTGGTCGCCCTCGAGCGTGGAGAACCCCTCCTGATGTATGTTGCTGTGACCAACCAGGTGGTCAGCGCCGTGCTGGTGgcggagcgagaagaagaagtttTGGCTGCATCGATGACCGCCCAGGCTACCTCGGACCACGAGTCCACACCCGTCGCCCCCGAGCTGACCCCGGGAGCAGGCGCACTCTTGGGAGGGTCTGGTTCCCGGGGAGACCACTCAGTTCCTAACCACAGAGGCCCACCCCTGGGAGCAGGCGTGCTCTCGGGCATTCCAGATCTGGTGAAATCCGCCCCTAGAAGCGCCTGGTGCAACGGCCCATGTACTTCATCAGCACCGTGCTGCGAGATGCCAGGGAGCGATACCCCCCAG TTCGCGCACAGCGACGCCATCAAAAGCACCGCTTTGGCAGAGTTTGTGGCCGAGTGGACAGACACTCCCCCAGAAGTCAACAACCCTCAATCCAACCTTCCCGGGGACAGTGATGCTAGCCGCTTGACCATGTACTTTGATGGAGCATACTCGTATGAGGGAGCCGGGGCCGGCGTGCTAATCATGGCACCCTCCGGGGAGCAACTCAAGTACGTGTTACAGATGTGCTTCGACTGGGGGCTTTCCACCAATAACACTGCCGAGTACGAAGGCCTGCTGGCCGGCCTTCGGGCCACCGCGGGCCTAGGTATAAGGCAGCTGGTAGTTCGTGGGGACTCTCAGCTCGTGGTATACCAAGTCCACAAAGAATACGAATGTCCGCAAATGGCAGCGTATGTGGAGGAGGTTCGCAAGATGGAGCGACACTTTAAAGGGATCAAGATGGAGCATATTACACGCACCCAGAACCTTATTGCAAATGAACTCTCCAAGATCGGAGCCAAGCGCCAGCCGGTTCACCCGGGGACCTTCGTCGAGTACCTCATGGAGCCATGTGTCAAGCCTAGGCCGCGAGAAGCGCTCCCCCTGTAG